One Acutalibacter muris DNA window includes the following coding sequences:
- a CDS encoding class B sortase has product MKKLIFIVAALILLAVSGVAAWQVYVPVHEDNVSVHAYDDLRQFVRVPTPDPTIRPDTSSSPELPPPQSSESELTSPPSPQVDFESLRAVNPEIVAWLTIGGTNIDYPVAQHSDNDYYLHHLFTGEWNSSGCLFMDCSNQAGFSDSHTIIPEKRPRKKQ; this is encoded by the coding sequence ATGAAGAAACTGATTTTTATTGTGGCGGCGCTCATCCTCCTTGCGGTTTCTGGTGTAGCTGCTTGGCAGGTTTATGTGCCAGTCCATGAGGACAACGTGAGCGTCCACGCCTATGATGATTTGCGGCAGTTCGTGCGAGTTCCTACGCCTGACCCCACAATCCGGCCGGACACATCGAGCTCGCCAGAACTTCCTCCTCCCCAATCCTCTGAGTCAGAACTGACTTCCCCTCCATCTCCGCAAGTGGACTTCGAGTCCCTTCGGGCAGTCAACCCGGAAATCGTGGCGTGGCTTACCATCGGCGGTACCAATATCGACTACCCAGTTGCCCAGCACAGCGACAACGACTATTATCTTCACCACCTGTTCACCGGGGAGTGGAACAGCTCCGGCTGCCTGTTCATGGACTGCAGCAATCAGGCCGGCTTTTCAGATTCGCATACTATTATTCCTGAAAAACGACCTAGAAAAAAGCAGTAG